The following proteins are co-located in the Maridesulfovibrio sp. genome:
- a CDS encoding 16S rRNA (uracil(1498)-N(3))-methyltransferase, whose translation MARLNSFYLPPENWGEPFTLEGGEAKHLGKVLRTRVGDTVRLFDGCGREGLFTVSEITKSKVQLELNEENSIADPRNITLAIGWNKSSRRNLILEKSVELQTRGLIFFQSEFSQGKVPAETKESWDEKLLAAAKQCGNAWLPELQTVQGSIEKLIEASASYDNKLFLYEKADNDTVPDNSVFAAESTLAVIGPEGGFSPREAELLIENGFKPVSLGSSTLRWETAALLCMGTAYLERQK comes from the coding sequence ATGGCAAGACTTAATTCATTCTATCTTCCTCCCGAAAACTGGGGGGAGCCTTTTACTCTCGAAGGTGGCGAAGCAAAGCATCTTGGTAAGGTTTTGCGTACCCGCGTAGGCGATACCGTGCGCCTTTTCGACGGCTGCGGCCGTGAAGGATTGTTCACAGTTAGTGAAATTACCAAAAGCAAAGTTCAGCTTGAGCTGAATGAAGAAAATTCTATTGCAGATCCACGCAACATTACTCTTGCCATCGGCTGGAATAAATCGAGTCGACGCAATTTGATTTTGGAAAAATCTGTCGAATTGCAAACGCGCGGGCTGATCTTTTTTCAAAGTGAATTCAGTCAGGGCAAAGTTCCTGCCGAGACAAAAGAAAGCTGGGACGAAAAGCTGCTCGCAGCCGCTAAACAGTGCGGCAATGCATGGTTGCCAGAACTTCAGACTGTTCAGGGATCAATTGAGAAATTGATTGAGGCTTCCGCGTCTTACGATAATAAACTTTTTTTGTATGAAAAAGCGGATAACGATACGGTGCCGGACAATTCTGTTTTTGCCGCTGAATCCACTCTGGCCGTAATTGGTCCCGAAGGTGGTTTCAGTCCGCGTGAAGCCGAATTATTGATTGAAAACGGCTTCAAACCGGTCAGTCTCGGCAGTTCAACCCTGCGTTGGGAAACAGCCGCCCTGCTCTGCATGGGGACTGCATATCTTGAAAGACAGAAATAA
- a CDS encoding replication-associated recombination protein A: MKLELTDNQPLADRIRPQKIDEFFGQNHIRERVEAFERSKRLPSLLLFGPPGCGKSTLAMLLAKSTGRHFMRISAPESGIAALRKQLAGMDILILDELHRFSKAQQDFFLPILESGEITLLATTTENPSFSVTRQLLSRLHVLRLRALGKTDLLAICNRACEELDIELSEDSLNMITSMAGGDGRSMLNLLEYTSQLPPEKREAENLRKILPETVIRGDRDGDSHYELASALIKSIRGSDPDAALYYLGCLIESGEDPKFITRRLIISAGEDIGLADPHAITMAVSCQQAVEFIGMPEGFIPLSEAVVYLALAPKSNSTYAAYHTVKQEIRQNGMLPVPLHLRNATTSLQKEWGYGRNYLYPHSYPNSYVEQEYLPPEIADRMFYDPKDQGEEPRLNAWLKGQRRPSGPRKRPEPKKWGK, from the coding sequence ATGAAATTAGAACTTACAGATAATCAGCCTTTGGCTGACCGTATCCGGCCTCAAAAGATTGATGAATTTTTCGGGCAGAATCATATCCGTGAACGGGTTGAAGCTTTCGAGCGTTCCAAACGACTTCCCAGCCTTTTGCTTTTCGGACCTCCCGGTTGTGGTAAATCTACCCTTGCCATGCTGCTGGCAAAATCTACAGGCCGACATTTTATGCGCATCAGCGCGCCGGAATCGGGCATTGCTGCTTTGCGCAAGCAATTGGCCGGCATGGATATCCTTATTCTTGATGAGCTGCATCGCTTCTCCAAGGCACAGCAGGATTTCTTTCTGCCCATCCTGGAATCGGGAGAGATCACCCTTCTGGCAACAACTACCGAGAACCCTTCTTTCAGCGTCACCCGGCAGTTGCTCTCTCGACTGCACGTTCTGCGTCTAAGGGCGTTGGGCAAAACTGATTTACTGGCAATCTGCAACCGGGCCTGCGAAGAGCTTGATATTGAACTTAGTGAAGACAGTTTAAATATGATCACCTCCATGGCTGGCGGTGATGGCCGTAGTATGCTCAATTTACTCGAGTATACTTCGCAACTTCCTCCAGAAAAGCGTGAGGCAGAAAATCTGCGGAAAATCCTGCCTGAAACAGTCATTCGCGGTGATCGGGACGGAGATTCACATTACGAGCTGGCCTCGGCATTGATTAAATCTATTCGCGGAAGTGATCCTGATGCGGCTCTTTATTATTTGGGATGTCTGATCGAAAGCGGTGAAGATCCGAAATTTATCACCCGCAGGCTCATCATCTCTGCTGGTGAAGATATCGGTTTGGCTGACCCACATGCCATAACCATGGCTGTCTCCTGCCAGCAGGCTGTTGAATTTATCGGCATGCCGGAAGGTTTTATTCCACTTTCCGAAGCTGTTGTTTATCTGGCTCTAGCGCCTAAGAGTAACAGCACCTACGCTGCCTACCATACTGTTAAGCAGGAAATCCGTCAGAACGGCATGCTTCCCGTGCCGCTTCATCTGCGCAATGCAACTACCAGTCTTCAAAAAGAATGGGGCTATGGACGTAACTACCTCTATCCGCATTCTTACCCGAATTCTTATGTTGAGCAGGAATATCTGCCGCCTGAAATAGCGGATCGTATGTTCTATGACCCCAAGGATCAGGGGGAAGAACCACGGCTTAATGCGTGGTTAAAAGGCCAGCGCCGTCCGAGTGGCCCTCGAAAACGTCCTGAACCAAAGAAATGGGGCAAGTAA
- a CDS encoding HDOD domain-containing protein, whose amino-acid sequence MQTVSIEDVQPGMVLAADLMQGGRMLLPSGSVLTNKNISVFKNQGIEELKILGSETAEPDEESIDKAFIYARDYFMFINHDDPVVMQLFDVAVYKTAIRIMEGWRLPTKDEQHVTALDEMRDLFFRDEGTIEDIVDAEIKVASFPDIFFKVKEVVEDSKSTAEQVANVVGLDVGLSTQLLKLVNSPLYGFPSEINNLVRAVALIGGKELCTLALGLSTIGYFKDIPPELIDMRSFWMHSLTCGVFCKVIAEKVDGVVPEMMFTAGLLHDVGRLILFKKMPYSAVQAMLFARENFIPLVEAEDMILGFNHADVARCMLEKWNFPPILTEIISSHHAPSKSELSKEAGILQVADNLALAVGIAEGGMYVLPGVDEEIWDILGIDTEILKEIVENYDYQIKELFSNFFS is encoded by the coding sequence ATGCAGACAGTGAGCATTGAAGACGTCCAGCCGGGTATGGTGTTAGCAGCAGACCTGATGCAGGGAGGAAGAATGCTTTTACCTTCCGGGTCTGTTCTCACGAACAAAAATATTTCCGTATTTAAAAATCAGGGAATTGAAGAGCTCAAGATTTTGGGATCGGAGACTGCAGAGCCTGATGAAGAGAGCATTGACAAAGCATTTATTTATGCTCGTGATTATTTTATGTTCATTAATCACGATGATCCCGTCGTGATGCAGCTTTTTGATGTAGCTGTTTATAAAACTGCAATCCGTATTATGGAAGGGTGGCGCCTACCTACCAAAGATGAACAGCACGTGACTGCTCTTGATGAGATGCGTGATTTGTTCTTCCGTGATGAAGGAACAATAGAAGATATTGTTGATGCTGAGATTAAGGTCGCATCCTTTCCTGATATCTTTTTCAAAGTTAAAGAAGTGGTTGAAGATTCAAAGAGTACAGCGGAACAGGTTGCGAACGTTGTAGGTCTTGATGTTGGACTTTCAACTCAATTATTAAAGCTGGTTAACAGCCCTCTTTACGGCTTTCCTTCTGAAATAAACAACCTTGTCCGTGCGGTGGCCTTGATTGGTGGAAAGGAATTGTGCACCTTGGCCTTAGGTCTTTCCACCATAGGATATTTCAAAGATATTCCACCTGAATTAATCGACATGCGGTCGTTCTGGATGCATTCATTAACTTGCGGGGTGTTTTGTAAAGTCATCGCCGAAAAGGTTGATGGTGTTGTGCCGGAAATGATGTTTACTGCCGGACTATTGCATGACGTGGGCAGGTTGATTCTCTTCAAAAAGATGCCATACAGTGCTGTGCAGGCAATGCTCTTCGCCCGGGAAAATTTTATCCCACTGGTTGAAGCCGAGGACATGATTCTGGGTTTCAATCATGCTGACGTTGCACGCTGTATGCTTGAAAAATGGAATTTCCCTCCGATTTTAACTGAAATCATCAGTTCACATCACGCTCCCAGCAAAAGTGAACTGTCAAAAGAGGCAGGAATTCTTCAGGTAGCGGATAATCTTGCTTTAGCTGTCGGTATTGCTGAAGGCGGAATGTATGTACTTCCCGGAGTGGATGAAGAGATATGGGATATTTTGGGAATTGACACTGAAATATTGAAAGAAATTGTAGAAAACTACGATTATCAAATTAAAGAATTATTTAGCAATTTCTTTAGTTAA
- the lysA gene encoding diaminopimelate decarboxylase has product MHHFEIKNNELHAENISITELAKEYGTPLYIYSAATLRRHFEAFDSAFTGLDHMTCYSVKANSNLSVLKLLAEMGAGMDIVSGGELYRALKAGVPASKIVFSGVGKKAYEIAEALKADILMFNVESVGEMHRINEVAESMNKTARISFRINPDVDPKTHPYISTGMKKNKFGLDMETAKEAYKTAKELSNVSPIGMDCHIGSQLTTIEPFLEALDKLLAFRAELGEMGIEIEHLDLGGGLGITYDEEEPPHPKEFGEALSKALADKGLKVILEPGRVIAGNAGILVGEVVYTKKTPTKDFLIVDAAMNDLVRPSLYQSYHRIAEVTQNNRPEIDYDVVGPICESGDFLAKDRMLPEMKQGELIAVFSAGAYGFTMSSNYNSRLRAAEIIVDGDDVIMARRRESYEDLLRLES; this is encoded by the coding sequence ATGCATCATTTTGAAATTAAAAATAATGAATTGCATGCTGAGAATATCAGCATCACCGAACTTGCCAAAGAGTACGGTACCCCGCTCTATATTTACTCCGCAGCTACCCTGCGCAGACATTTTGAAGCTTTCGATTCCGCATTTACCGGACTCGATCACATGACCTGCTATTCAGTGAAGGCAAACTCCAACCTGAGCGTGCTTAAGCTTCTGGCTGAAATGGGCGCAGGTATGGATATTGTCTCCGGCGGTGAACTTTACCGCGCTCTTAAAGCGGGCGTCCCTGCAAGCAAGATCGTATTTTCCGGTGTAGGTAAAAAAGCATACGAAATTGCTGAAGCCCTTAAGGCCGACATCCTCATGTTCAACGTTGAATCCGTTGGCGAGATGCACCGCATCAATGAAGTTGCCGAATCCATGAACAAGACCGCGCGCATCAGCTTCCGCATCAACCCGGACGTTGATCCCAAAACCCATCCCTACATTTCTACCGGGATGAAAAAGAACAAATTCGGTCTGGATATGGAAACAGCCAAAGAAGCCTACAAGACCGCAAAGGAGCTTTCCAACGTATCTCCTATCGGCATGGACTGCCACATCGGTTCCCAGCTGACCACCATCGAACCGTTCCTTGAAGCACTCGACAAGCTGCTCGCATTCCGTGCTGAGCTTGGCGAAATGGGTATTGAGATCGAACATCTCGACCTCGGCGGCGGACTGGGTATCACTTATGATGAAGAAGAACCGCCTCATCCCAAAGAATTCGGTGAAGCACTGAGCAAAGCTTTGGCCGACAAAGGACTTAAAGTGATACTTGAACCCGGTCGTGTCATTGCCGGTAACGCAGGTATTCTCGTAGGTGAAGTTGTCTACACCAAGAAGACTCCGACCAAGGATTTTCTCATTGTTGATGCGGCTATGAACGACTTGGTACGTCCTTCCCTGTACCAGTCTTACCACCGCATTGCAGAGGTTACCCAGAACAATCGTCCTGAAATTGATTACGATGTTGTCGGTCCCATTTGCGAGTCTGGCGACTTTCTCGCCAAAGACCGTATGCTGCCTGAAATGAAACAGGGTGAACTTATTGCTGTTTTCTCTGCCGGTGCCTACGGCTTTACCATGTCTTCCAACTACAACTCTCGCCTGCGTGCAGCTGAAATCATCGTTGACGGCGACGATGTCATCATGGCCCGCAGAAGAGAATCTTACGAAGACCTGCTTAGACTGGAATCCTAG
- a CDS encoding ATP-binding protein has translation MPSFNSIIVENIIESLDVGIMVISPEGKIIFLNSAACSILNLDMKKHLGFGWGELFITDATSNAEFNQVILDVINEQKTGLKHIVPYKIKERECPKKLSITSSYLTENEDVVGLVFLFEDITEIYNAEERERRILSRNAELQNERIEGLDSLSQAVAHQVLNPTTVIGGMTNLISRKLPPEDPLQRELKIISEEAMKLEGLVAAVKTYSNIPKPYPAEVNTVELFEEALQRANLILERIGECIVMKLDCSVEKITVGKKLFEAAIVELLLNASNFTPEKITEVRIEIARIQQTIQIRIIDQGMGIDQHVLTHVLDPFFSTKAKGVGMGLSRVKKIIFEHQGKLNIESEGAGKGTTVSIELPCPDADCCSSKKTLTKEIAK, from the coding sequence ATGCCCTCCTTTAATTCCATAATTGTAGAAAATATTATCGAAAGTCTCGATGTTGGAATAATGGTCATTTCCCCTGAGGGAAAGATTATTTTTTTAAACTCGGCTGCGTGCTCTATTTTGAATTTAGACATGAAAAAACACCTTGGGTTCGGTTGGGGAGAGCTTTTCATTACCGATGCCACCTCTAATGCCGAATTTAATCAGGTCATTCTGGATGTCATCAATGAGCAAAAAACCGGACTTAAGCATATAGTTCCCTACAAAATTAAAGAACGGGAATGTCCTAAAAAACTGTCCATCACTTCCTCATATCTGACTGAAAATGAAGATGTTGTCGGACTTGTTTTTCTCTTTGAAGATATAACTGAAATTTATAATGCAGAAGAACGGGAACGGAGAATCCTTTCCCGCAATGCTGAATTACAGAATGAAAGGATAGAGGGACTGGATTCACTCTCACAGGCGGTCGCCCATCAGGTACTTAATCCTACAACCGTTATCGGCGGAATGACTAATCTTATCTCCCGGAAATTACCGCCGGAAGATCCTTTACAACGTGAACTGAAAATTATTTCAGAAGAGGCCATGAAACTTGAGGGTTTGGTAGCAGCAGTTAAAACTTACTCAAATATTCCAAAACCATACCCTGCAGAAGTAAATACTGTTGAACTGTTTGAAGAGGCGCTGCAACGAGCGAACTTGATACTCGAGCGTATTGGTGAATGCATTGTGATGAAGCTCGATTGTTCTGTGGAAAAAATAACTGTCGGCAAGAAGCTGTTTGAGGCTGCTATTGTTGAACTACTCCTCAATGCCAGCAATTTTACTCCTGAAAAAATTACTGAGGTCAGAATAGAAATTGCAAGAATACAGCAGACCATTCAAATCAGGATAATTGATCAGGGAATGGGTATTGATCAACATGTGCTAACTCATGTGCTGGACCCCTTCTTTTCCACCAAAGCCAAAGGCGTTGGTATGGGGCTTTCGCGAGTCAAAAAAATAATCTTCGAACATCAGGGCAAGCTGAACATCGAAAGCGAAGGCGCTGGTAAAGGAACGACTGTAAGTATAGAGCTCCCGTGCCCGGACGCTGACTGCTGTTCCTCTAAAAAAACATTAACTAAAGAAATTGCTAAATAA